ATTAGCATTTGTAATCCTTTGTGTGGGGTCACACTAACGTTGTCCTCTGACCACCAACATTTAAATGACTTCATTCTGAAGTACAAAACATATGGTTTTTGCCAGACTTGCAGAAATCCCTTCAGTGTTCCTAAAGTAATGTGCACACAGGAAActgaacatttttgtttttttaaaccattaATGACGTTTTGAGATCAAAATAATACTAAAGACAAAGAAATACCCTGGGAGTCAAGAGCCTAACTGAGAAACATAGAGAAACTGTTGAAGTATTTACATGAAAAAGTAAATAGGTGTATACTTACAGACCACGTTCCAAGCAGATTAACCAGGAAATTCCCACTGAACCTTGTAGAAAGCATCTGGGAGATAACATACAGGTTGGAGACTAAGGCAGACTGCAGGATGATGGGAATGTTGGAGGTGTAAAACAGCTTGATAGGGTAGGTGTTGTACTGGCCACGATAGCGAGCCGACTTGATTGGCAGATCCACCCTGAATCCCTGTGAGAAAATATACATTACATTTAATAGACAAAAATTCCTATTAGATCCCTTAAGCATTTTGAGGTGAAGCAACACAGCAACTCACCTGAAAGTATATCACTACAGCAAAGACGAACACAGTGGCCATAAGGTTCATGAGGTTGGGCAGGTTCTGTCTGTAGAAGGCTTCTCTTAGAGCTCGCACTTTGTCAGTCCTTGTAGCGAGCAGATGGAAAAGTGCGATGATTGCGCCCTCAAACTCTGTgcctaaaaacataaaataaaaataatttaaaaataaaaacgctTTTGGGGCGACACCGATGACTTCTGAGTGCTTCCATGATATGCTCACTTCTCAGACCAAAAAGTGTTTCTTCTGTGGCTCCTTACCTCTTCCAGTGTTCACTGTGGTGGGACTAAAGGCCTTCCATACGATGGTCTCACAGATGTTTGTGGCAATGAACAGCGAGATTCCTGAACCAAGACCATAGCCCTTCTGGAGCAACtcatccagcagcagcacaatCAGCCCGGCTACAAACAGCTGTAGAAGAACACAACAGCTACAGTCAGTTGGAGAAATCCTGATGCAGTCATGTGAAAATGTCCCCGACTATGAACTCGCATTTCTTTGGAGAATCTTGACTATTTTTAGTTTATGGAATACATTAGGACCTTTGTCCTCAAAACGGGAGCTAAGGATGTCTGTAAGAGCTTCTAAAGCCAAAAAATTTAACAGGAACTGCATTTCAATTTGAGAGTATTAAGCTACATTGATCCGAACTGAAGGCCAGGTTAACCTCTGCAGTCAAAATCTACATCTAGTCGTTTGTTGACATTCAATTTATACTCTAACATTTCCGTTACAAGTGCACAATCAAAGATTCTTTACACATACTCGATTCTTTTAAAATCCACAATCGGTTACGATACAATTATCGATATTCCTTGTGTTCTTACCTGAATGATGATGAGCAGACAGATCCCAGCACCCATCTCTGATGGATCTCCATACATGCCAGTCATCACATACACAATAGCCTGGCCAATGGTGATGATCATCCCAAATACTGAAAACATAATCAAAGTTTAGagacaaaaactgtaaattCTGACCACCTTAAAAGCACCACTTTATCAGTTTACTTACATTTCTGGGCTCCATTAAAGAGGGCTCTGTCCTTCGGGGTGTCTCCAACTTCAATGATCTTAGCTCCAGCAAGCAGCTGCATTATCAGCCCTGAGGTGACAATAGGTGAGATACCCAGCTCCATCAGAGTACCTGGGGGGAGATACTATTGTTAGGTCGACACAGCAGACTTGCATTTAATCTTTTATTCAATCTTTGCTTGACAGATACCTCTGTTTGACGCCAGAATGACTCTCATCCAGTAGAACGGATCTGCAGAGTCTGAGGACATTATGCCAAAGAGCGGAATCTGGAGGAGCAGAGTTCACACATAGACTATTTTAATTGCTTTTGTGGACGAGATATCACTATTAATTTATATCTAAACTGTCAATGACAAtttgttttggattttttttttttttcaaagaaactgGACCTTGAGCACTTTTCTGCCATAAATAGCAGTTGTCAAATCTGGGGCCATTTTAtgtaaaaaacattcaaatgaaaataccagacagaaaaatgaaaaaaattatacATTAAATCAATACAAATTAACCATAATAATGACTATGAAAGATCTAATGGTgaaaatatgtaaataaaacatAGCTTACAGTGCAACAGTTACTTCTATCGTTTTAAGTGATAACTGTTAAAATACTGGAATCAATATACCTGCACAACCTCAGATGATTACATCAAGCCATAATAACGCTAACTTTTTCCATTTAATAAATATatagaatgaaaataaaaactgcaACAACTGAAAATGTGGAAAAATGTACGGTGACACTTACCTGGCAACACACCAGAAAGATGAAGAGAGTAATGGCAGTCCATAACACCTTTTCTCTGAACTGGATCTGTTGGTTAGACATATTGAGAAGGATTTAACAAGAGGTTTATTTAGATATGGTGTAATAAGACTTTAATGagggtgaaataaaaaaaaaaatgcacctttCTCTCGGGTTTTTGGATCTCTGGCAGCACTGCACAGAATGGTTTTATCACCTCCAAGAATTTGACTGGAAACAAGGAAGCATAAGAGTTTTAACAGGAGATAATAGCTGGACAACAATGGGACGTGGCAGTGTATGTTGGGGGGGCCGGACTCCAGGAAAATCTTAATTTACAATATCCAAAAAATATACTGCATTTAGTGTCGCGGTGTTTACGATGGCGTTATTTCACATTCTGTCTGTCACTTGTCTCTGGTACCATTTAACACATTTTATCAACTGCAGGCTCAAGATGATACCGGCTGCGTTATGCGTCGTCATCACTAGACTGTCAATGTCTTTGAATGAGTGGCTAACAAGGGAGCTAACAAATGGTTTCCGTTCAACGCGGTCCACAAGTCGGCCCTAAAACTGAACTAAAAGCAATACATCCAGTTTGTAAAAACGTCCAAATCACTGATTAATTCCTTTAATCATTACTCATCGTAAATAGTCTATAAACACACAAGTAACAATCGACCAACTAGCTAGCAAAGTAAGCTAGCAGTCCGCTATCAAAGCCAGTTCCGATACCGTGAGCTAACCAAGTTAATAAAAACtgcaaatcaaataaataaaaaggagttTTCGTCCACAGTCTAAAATCATCGGTCTTGAAGAACTCGTGTGAAATTGAAATACTCACTGCCCATGGTGTCCCCACTGTTCAGTTAAATGCTTCTTTACTGTGGAAAAATCACTCACTAACTGAGCCaccaggaggaggaagagagggaggacTGTAGAGACACGTCACCGTTACAGACACGACGAGCTGGGATTTAAAGAGACAGTACCACATATTGTCGTTCGTGGTTTGATTCCGCGGAGTTAGAAATTGTCTTTATTTGTTATCGTTGCTGTTGTCTTTCTACGTGACTTGAACGTCATCAGAGTTtttttacaggaaaaaaaacacgagtATATATTTAATTTGATCATGATTTATAAGCTCTTTAGGTTAACGACCCTGACGTCCTGACAGCCACAGCTATTTAACTTAATTAAAAGGGCCCTAAGGTCCCTTCATTTGTCCCTTTGAGAAGCACTGTGTCAAAACGGTTTTCTCGTATATGATTTTATGGTGTTGAACCGTCAATAAACTGTTTTTAAGTAACTGAATAATCACAATGCGTCAAGTAAATAACTGGCTGGATGGTGTATCAGCACAGAAAAAGGCTACTGGCAGGTCTAACTTTTTTAGGCTCTCAAAAATTATTCTACATTTGCATTAAATGAAATTATTTCTCATGCCCCAACCAGTGCACTAATTATAATAATCGATAACATAGTATGTGACACTCTGGATAGATCATACTACATAATGTgtatcttttgtttttgtgataATAGCGAAGCATTTTTACCTCTACAGGGTATTTACAGTAAACAGAGCACATGTTGATCAAACAGCTGCACAGTACCAGAAATAATTAAAGCTAAAAGATTATTTGAGAACCACTTTGGTGCAAAGACAGTCAAAATAAGTTTAACTATTGGGGGTAAAATAATTGCCAAGATAATCTCATTGGCATTTAATAAACTACCGCACACAAAAGAAAACTTGGTCTAAAAGTAAAAATGTCAATAAGAAAGGATTTATCGTCGAAAAATTGCTTCTGCCACAGTTAGCATTTGAACCTTCCTTTCAGAAATGATTGAATGGTGTCTACCTATTAATTCAGCCATATATGTAAGGGTATTAACCTCTTTTTCATTTAGGTATTTACATAGTGATATTAAGCTTCTTCAGCAAGCAACATTTTTtggctttacaaaaaaaataaaaaaaaacagaaaatatcttACAGACATTAGTTTCCCTACTTTTTCACTTGTCCTTCATGTATGCACACACCAGCAGGCCTCCACCAGGGAGCAGCAGTGAACAGAGCATAATACACAGAGAAGTCAGGTCTTCTGAAAGCGTGAACAATCTGACTGTCAAAAGAGGCATGCACACAAATGGGTAGACACAATGACAGGTGAATAAGTGGCAGGCAATTGGCCTGCAATGATAATAAATTCTTCAGATATAAAGAAAAGATCATCACCGCCAATGTTTGTAATTAGGAAGTGTAGACTGATAAATCTGTAAATAATAAATCTATTTAGATACACTGCAATGAGTGGTGTCTGTTTATATATTATACCATTGATGATGCATCCTTTATCATCAAATAAGCAGAGCAGCCTTTGGTGGGCATGTCagggtttttctttctttgaaacTATGGTGAATTGTGACCACTTCTCAACACAATGTGGCTAAAGCATTTCTCACACAGCTGAAAGAGGAGGAAGGCACACGGTGAAGCAGATACTTTCAGAGAACTTTCAGCTTTCTGTCTTCTGAGAACTCCCAGTGCCCATCAAGCTGAGACATGAGGGAAAAGATAAGAGAGGCAACTCTGACAGAATAGGGCCCCTCTGTACCTACAGTTTTGTCCACTGACAAGGGGCTCTTCGTTTGGTTGTTACATTTTTGGCCATATATGTGCTGATGTCAGTCTTTATTGACCCAGTGATGTGTTAACTGAGTATATACAGCACTTTTTAACCACAAACTTCTTATTTCAAGAGCATTTAAACTAAAAAAGGAGCTGAAGATGCTTCATTGTCAGAAGAAGTGTTGAGCAAACCGGAGAACATGATCTAACCAAATGCCATGCATTCATAACCCATCGTAACTTTACTAGCTGTCCTTGTTGTTTGCGTTTTGTCTTGAGTTTGCATGATATTTCTCAGCATGTTGTCTAGGATTTGAAGGTAAGAGAGTCTTAGTGTTAGAGTTTGAGTGTCATTGTTCAATATGTTGAGCATATGTCAGCAAAACTGACTTTACGATGAATGTATTCTCGGTCAAAATTCAGAGGTTCCTTTGTAGAATTCTGATCGAGTACCTGTGTACCTGTGTACAGGTGTTACAAAAAACAGTGTTACGAACCCTTTTGTGATCAGAGAACTGCTAAAAACTCTGTGACGTGGTGTCATGTCAGTGAGTAATTGGTACTGAAGACTTTAGGTTTAAAAATTTTACAAACTTTGAGCTCTGAATAATGTCAGCACTCTAAAGATACGCCACTTTGCCAGTGTGAACAATTGACACAGAAAGTGTTACTGGGCAGCTGGTATTATGTAATAGTCTTTGACTGTGAAGCAATGTTGAATTTCACTGACAGACACTGTTGGTCTTTTGTCGCCTTTCATTTTTTCTCTCACATTCATCTCATTCCTTCTTTTGTTCCCTACAATTCAGCTCCTCTGATGCAAGAgagcagcgtttctctctcgtttGGTAGGTCAATTCATCTACCCACCATTGAAAACAGGCCGCTCACCACATACAACGCCTCACTATCTCCATTGGTGAGAGCAAAAGCCCCACATTTGCGTCTAATTACCACAGTTTGTGTTTCTGTTCTTCGGTCACTGGGTGTGTGGGGCGAGTAGAGGATCAGGTAGAATACATATATACAGAAGTCGGGAGGTGGGACGTCCTGAAGCAGGAGGAATCAATTAACAGGGACTTTCTAAAGGCCAAATACTGATGTTTACAGTGACAAGATAATAATATTTTCTCTGTAATGCTCCATTCGCCTGTAATTGTACATGTGGTTCTTGGAAAGGAGAGGGGAACCGTGAAAATTCATAAGCATATGTACACAAGAAACTGGTAGGTAGTAAAGAGTCACAAGATCACCATGAGACAGAGCATTGTGATTCACTCCCTTGTCCTTTTTTTACTCTGGAAAAACCACTACAGTACGCAAGTCATTCAAGACAAGCTTGTTTTGGCCTGTCTAATCCGTTGCCATAATACTTTTTCATTGTCCTTCAAATCCTCCAATAACTCATCTTAAATCGTGTTCACTGGTGAATGAAAGTGGGATGATGAAGGCTTTGTTGCTCTTATGTTTGCACAGCTGTCACTGCTCTGATTCAGAAGGTCATCAATTTGATCTCTTGGCGACCCCTCAGACAGCTAACAGTATGTCACTATGTTTGTCATATAGTGTAACTGCTAAAGATCAGTGTTTGAAGACAGAGGGTTTTAAGTGGAGGATCTAATTGTCCTAGTAATCCACTACCGTGATCCAGCAGGCAGAACATTGCGTCCTAGACCTCAAGCTCATGGTCTAGGACTCAGTGTCCTACATCCGTAGACGTTATATAAACGTCTACAGATCAAAGATTCCTGGCCTCTCTTCGCACACAGCATTATAGGGTTAATTAAGATTAAGCTAAACTTCAAATAGCAGTGTTTTCAAGATAAGAAAACAGAACTATGCTGTTGGGATATATGCAGATTTTGACTTGGCATTGTTGTGCTGATTCAAGCAAAGCCTTCCCctaaaaaataaacagtttgGATGGCAGCACATGTTGCTCCAAAACCTGTATATAGTGTTCagcattaaagtgatactccggagtagattcaaccgggggtcatttgaaccgtgatatccagccaagtagcccacccgaagttttttcgatattggctgaacatcagctgagttactgagttatcctgaatagcttagtacaagggttaatggatcctggtccgtatctccaaaattatcacactaaaatcacatgccatgacaccaaacttccacagtagtacaaatatggtctgtactcaccaaacgatgcatttggaagtttgaaaatagtccaggagtttattattatcaacacactgatagcttctctgcagctaaagctgcgtcgacgtcacttcagggagctgggagcttcaaagtaagatgagggttgatctactactgtagacaacaaagtatatgctatattctacatgtttttttatgaatttttatgttgtagagttgtgaaattattttatcaatggagaaattgagcagccttgctttgttgtctacagtaggagatcaaccctcatcttattttgaagctcccagcttcctgaagtgacgtcgacgcagctttagctgcagaaaagctatcaggcttgtgttgataataataaactcctggactattttcaaacttccaaatgcatcgtttggtgagtacagaccatatttgtactactgtagaagtttggtgtaatggcatgtgattttagtgtggtaattttggagatacggaccaggatccattaacccttgtacgaagctattcgggataactcagtaactcagctgatgttcagccaatatcgaaaaaactgcgggtgggctacttggctggatatcacggttcaaatgaccccaggttgaatctactccggagtatcactttaaaggtCCTTTCATAGATGTGCATGTTTCCCATGCCATGGAAACTAATGCTCCTCCATACTATCACAAATGCTGGCTTTTGAACTACGTGCTGAAACCAAGCTGGATggtttctcttttctttaacCTGGAGGATCAAGTgcccatgatttccaaaaaggATTTTGATTCGTCAGACCACAGAGCAGTTTTCGGTTCACCTTAAGTGACGTTGGGCAAAGGGCAACAGAATAATGTAATGACACAGTAGTTGATCGAGTGGTGAACCTGTTCTCATCTCTTATTCTAACAGACTCAGCCTCCCTGAGACACTGTTTTTACTGACATGTTGCCAATGTTATAACATTTCTTATGCTGTGTTTGTACCATTTCCAGTTGAATATAAATTTATACTGGCGGGTATTTGCATTCTGTTCTTATTTCTATTTTACACAACGTTTGCTGTTCTTTCTAAATGTGGCTGTagttttctacacaatgaatgTGATAAGAGGTGATCTTCATGCCATGTTCAGCAGTATACAAATTACAGTAACCACAAATGTCTGTAGAATTTATTCTATAGTAAATAGTTGTTGAGATATTTGAGTCAGGTGCTGCACGACAAGCAACATATAGATAATTACAGAAGAAAGTGAGATGGAATTCCTGATGGTCATAAAGTCGAGCAAATAATAGCACCTTTAAATCCCAGAGCAATAAAGGTTGGCGGGACTTGTAGTTTTTGCTTTTGTTGTCCTGTTAATCTCACTACAGCAGCTGTGCCCCGTTCGGCCTCAGTGGAGCTGTTTTATGTAAGCTGTCGAAAGATTTCCAGACATCTTTGGTCTAAACATTAACCCAGTGGACACATGGTCTCTTGCTTTGACAAAATGAACTGAAAACTGCGCAGGAACAGCCCAGCTGTTTGTAGATGATAATGTTAAAGTGCACATGAGTAAAGAATGTGAGGCAACAGCAGTTAAATGCAGACACAAAATGATTTAACAGCACTCATATGAGATTTCATCCTAACAGAGCAGATTAAATATTCCTACAAAGTCATTCAAAGTTATTCTCAAGATCACCTCTATATCCTTAATTACCATAATTAGGCAACCATAAAATTACCGTTACAACCAATTACAAACATAAATGACCATAAAAGGGTAACATCGCTGTGAATATGAATGAGTTACAAAGCAAGTAGGATGTTTAATTGAATCTACCTACACCTCAAATACAGATACTCATTATTATCCATTTATGAGTGTTACAATTATGTCAGGGAAAGAGTCTGGTGTCCCAACAGGAATAGATGCGCATTAGGTGGAAAATTTGTGTGAAGAGGATTAATTTGGCCCTTTAAGACATAAGCAACATAGAACCAAAGCCATCCCTGTGACTAGGGAGTATGGGAAGCCACAACATAAGCCCCCAACAGTTGACCGACCGTAACTGGACTGCAGATGTCAACCTTAATCCAGATTATTTCAGAGTACTAGTGCACACTCATTGCGTTCTCTGCCTCTCATGTTCTTTCTGGGTTATTTTAGGATCACGTAGTCATAATCTTCAGTGAGGCTGCTGCAGGGAGAATGAGTATGCTCTGTCTTGCTGCCGATTGTTTTTTAGTGGCCGAGAAACCGTTCCTGTTTTGCAGCACACACAGGATTGACTCCGTCCTGCGCATCACGTCCATGGATTCTTCAGCTTCTCACTGTCATATATAAAGCGCTCCACACATCAAGATGGCTGTCCGTATGAATTTGACAACTGTTGTTTCACCTGATAAATCAGGCCCGGAGGTAGTCAGAACTGTCAGCACCACACACatcactctctctctcctcaaATACCTTCAACTGCCTCTCAGTTCATGTGTTGGACAAACGTACATTTTATTGATAGCATTTTTATTCTTGGTTACATGTCAATTTGCAGCtaaaaaaattgaaaagaaaaaagtgtttttttccaaattaattCTGTTTATTTCATATGCTGCCAAAATGCGGAAGATGGCATAACCAGGTTCAGACAGGCCAATGGTCCTCTGGACAGAAGCTTTATGACATTACTGTTGGCTGAAATGCTGAGAGGGGGTCCGCTGACCTTTTTATAAACAGCCTGATATATTCCTGGTAGCATTCACTGCTCCCCTTGTCCCTTTAACAGAAAAGGTCACTACAAATCAGATCTTATCTATTATTATTGCTTTTGTTGTTGTACTCTTCATTGAAtacatgaatatatatatatatgtatatatatatatatataaccccccacacacgcacacacacacacatatatatatataacccccacacacacacacacataaatatatatatatatatatttatatatatatatgtgaccACCGAGCAATTGTTGTAGGCATTTAATGTTACTTTATCATGTTATCATGTATATAGAAATGAAGCTTTTCCCACTGACTTTGCTGTACTTGTATGACAATGACCTTAAACGTCCTGCTCCAAGGGCCCAGGGTGCCTTAACGTATCCCTGTTTCTCCTGTGGATTTATAGTTGAAACAGCTGCTGATGCTCTGACACAACGCCTGCAGGAGGTGAAAAGAAAACAGGCTGTGACACCACAGAGGAGTTACACAACCCCAATCCTGTGTGAAAAACAAATAGACTCTTGTGAGAGACTGTTAAGTGTccaaatctatctatctatctatataaatatttatctatctatataaTCTTCCTACTGTACCTTTTATCCAATGTCACCTGGGCAAAGTATCACATTTTAGCTGATTTTCATTAACCGTTCAGGGACAAAGTCTAAAGAGGTGATAAGGCCTAACATTGAGCAGGTGCCAGAACTTCAGAGGTAAGACCGTCTACAAACCTGCCCTATCAAAATGGACTAACAGCTGTAAGAACAGGGTGTTCAGGTTAATGATCGTAAGTGTCCAATCAAATGCAATTTTCTTCGTTCCAGAGGGTGAGTTATCTGATTGATCTTTCGAGCATGGTTCAAGGAAGGTTGCATAATGGGCTGTGAACTTACAGCTTGGTCATGATGTTTGTGGTTCAACACCTGCTCGTGTTGAGacagtctattttttttttaacattgtttTGGTAAAACATTTCATACCATAAAAACCTCTCACACTGGCTTTGCTCAGCTAAAATCTTTCCAAACTCATGACATAAAGTCAGTACACATTTTGAATAAGTCTTCCTGTAAAATCTAGTTCATACATTTCCCAACGTGTCACTTGAACCTTTGTTCATAATAAAAATAGTTTTGCGGCTATATAAACTCTCTTGGCTTTTCAGCTCCTGTTTGGGTTATAAAGCTCAGTCACACTTCTGTCTTGTTGCTGCAGGGACACGGAGAGTGCATGTGCTGCATTGTAGCTTTACATCCAGTTTCAGAAGTTTGTTTCACAGAGAAGCAACTTCTCTTTTACAACAAGAGACAATGTGCGTAACGACATGCCCTTTAAAGTCATTGCAGTGCAGGTAGCTGAAATGACAAGCAATCAGATAAGATATTAATATAAGCCTTGAACTGTGGAGTGTGTAAAACAGGCAGTTACGTCAGACGTGTATAGATGTGTATAGTTTTCCAtacagcaaacaaacagaaacacacagtgtTGATCTTCACGTATGAATAACTGGCTGCTTTCATGCATTTTCAGAACGGGACTGATCATGCAAGCGCTTACAACAAGATTTCTGTTTTCCAGTCCAATCAGGTCAGCCAGGTTTTATGAGTTCTTCATGGAACTGCAAAACTTTCTAATACTATTTAACCCGCGCTGCAAATTCATTTTGAGAATTTAACGCATTAAGTACCGCATTAATAAAAGGGAATGCTCGGTTTTAGCTCAATTCCTCAGCACGATGTTTGCTCAAATTAAACTCAAAGCCAGGTGCTGTTTTTTCAAGTCATATCAGTATTTTGTTTTGAGCAAAGACCCCTGTAGTATAAAGAGGTTAAAAATACTGGGGCTGTTGCTAAAGTAATGTTTTGATGCTATAAAAGCTTCTTTAGTCTCGACCTGTCacgacaaaaacacacaaaaaacaagcCCACAGATTAAAAAGGAACAAATCAAGGAAGAGacagaaatgcatttttataAATGAAATGGATTTAAAGCTTCATCTTTAAAACCATATGAACATGTGCTACTCTTGAGTAAAACATCA
The Odontesthes bonariensis isolate fOdoBon6 chromosome 3, fOdoBon6.hap1, whole genome shotgun sequence DNA segment above includes these coding regions:
- the LOC142377137 gene encoding protein transport protein Sec61 subunit alpha-like 1; this translates as MGIKFLEVIKPFCAVLPEIQKPERKIQFREKVLWTAITLFIFLVCCQIPLFGIMSSDSADPFYWMRVILASNRGTLMELGISPIVTSGLIMQLLAGAKIIEVGDTPKDRALFNGAQKLFGMIITIGQAIVYVMTGMYGDPSEMGAGICLLIIIQLFVAGLIVLLLDELLQKGYGLGSGISLFIATNICETIVWKAFSPTTVNTGRGTEFEGAIIALFHLLATRTDKVRALREAFYRQNLPNLMNLMATVFVFAVVIYFQGFRVDLPIKSARYRGQYNTYPIKLFYTSNIPIILQSALVSNLYVISQMLSTRFSGNFLVNLLGTWSDATSGGPARAYPVGGLCYYLSPPESFYSVLDDPVHALIYIAFMLGSCAFFSKTWIEVSGSSAKDVAKQLKEQQMVMRGHRETSMVHELNRYIPTAAAFGGLCIGALSVMADFLGAIGSGTGILLAVTIIYQYFEIFVKEQTEVGSFGGLLF